From a single Pseudalkalibacillus hwajinpoensis genomic region:
- a CDS encoding YhcN/YlaJ family sporulation lipoprotein: protein MTKSTLALSGLLLAGGLMGCTADDEAMDTRYNDSSRPIGYYTSEDNNGDYREGPVTDMVDRDYTNGVKSPDKKQIDARNGMNGPGYMRTDDNYSGYDNELSTRLTDRIEKIKNIEDARVIVYGDQIMIGVDTGDKNDADVKDEVRSEVAKVTKQKNVSISTDEDVFDRMGNVNDRLENGDGFEEVQTDVNGILNDIGNAAKRPFENNK, encoded by the coding sequence ATGACTAAATCAACGCTTGCGCTTTCAGGCTTGCTACTCGCAGGTGGCTTAATGGGCTGTACTGCCGATGATGAAGCTATGGATACACGTTACAATGATTCTTCACGACCGATTGGGTATTACACGAGTGAGGACAATAACGGTGACTATCGTGAAGGTCCTGTGACCGATATGGTTGATCGCGATTATACGAACGGTGTAAAATCACCGGATAAAAAACAAATTGATGCGCGGAACGGCATGAATGGTCCTGGATATATGCGAACAGATGATAACTATTCAGGGTATGATAATGAGCTTTCTACACGCCTTACAGACCGTATTGAAAAAATTAAAAATATAGAAGATGCCCGTGTGATCGTGTATGGTGATCAAATTATGATCGGCGTTGATACAGGTGATAAAAATGATGCTGACGTCAAAGATGAAGTTCGCAGTGAAGTCGCTAAAGTCACGAAGCAAAAAAATGTTTCCATCTCAACAGACGAAGATGTCTTTGACAGAATGGGAAATGTAAATGATCGTCTAGAAAATGGAGATGGATTTGAAGAAGTTCAAACAGACGTCAATGGCATTTTAAATGACATTGGAAATGCTGCAAAAAGACCATTTGAAAACAATAAGTAA